The following are from one region of the Lacinutrix sp. Bg11-31 genome:
- a CDS encoding DUF4136 domain-containing protein — MKYFKILLLVLWVTSCAPIYVNYDYEKSTNFENYKTYNFFSNIESGLNELDEKRLISALETKLNTMGLQKTDNASFLIDIKSDEFQEQSRNTVGVGVGGGNRGFGGGVSVGIPIGQPNINRQITVEFVDESKTGLFWQAISESGFKQNQKPEKREARFQAIVEKMLKGYPPKK; from the coding sequence ATGAAATATTTTAAAATTCTACTTTTAGTATTGTGGGTTACCTCTTGTGCGCCAATCTATGTAAACTACGACTACGAGAAATCTACAAATTTTGAAAACTATAAAACTTATAATTTTTTCAGTAACATAGAATCTGGTTTAAACGAGTTAGACGAGAAACGCTTGATATCTGCACTAGAAACTAAGCTCAATACAATGGGTTTGCAAAAAACTGATAATGCAAGTTTTTTAATAGACATTAAAAGCGATGAGTTTCAAGAGCAATCTAGAAACACTGTTGGAGTAGGAGTTGGTGGTGGAAACCGTGGATTTGGTGGTGGAGTTTCGGTTGGTATTCCAATTGGTCAACCTAATATAAATAGACAAATTACAGTCGAGTTTGTAGACGAATCTAAAACAGGACTGTTTTGGCAAGCGATAAGCGAAAGCGGATTTAAGCAAAACCAAAAGCCAGAAAAACGAGAAGCACGTTTTCAAGCCATTGTAGAAAAAATGCTGAAAGGTTATCCGCCTAAAAAATAA
- a CDS encoding methyltransferase domain-containing protein has product MKNIETETKDYWTQRYNEEKTGWDIGYPSKPLKAYFDQLENKELTILIPGAGNAYEAEYLYNNGFKNVFILDISEVPLAAFKKRNPDFPETQLIQGDFFTHNTTYDLIIEQTFFCSFPPIEETRITYAKQMFHLLNTNGKLVGLWFDFPLTNDLEKRPFGGDKALYLSYLKPYFMEKIFETCYNSIPDRNELFGIFMKL; this is encoded by the coding sequence ATGAAAAACATAGAGACAGAAACCAAAGACTACTGGACACAACGTTATAATGAAGAAAAAACCGGCTGGGATATTGGCTACCCATCTAAGCCTTTAAAAGCATATTTTGACCAATTAGAAAACAAAGAATTAACCATTTTAATCCCAGGAGCTGGTAATGCTTATGAAGCTGAATATTTATACAATAACGGATTTAAAAATGTATTTATTTTAGATATTTCTGAAGTTCCTCTTGCAGCTTTTAAAAAAAGAAATCCAGACTTCCCTGAAACTCAATTAATACAAGGTGATTTTTTTACTCACAACACTACTTACGATTTAATTATAGAACAAACCTTTTTCTGTTCTTTTCCTCCTATAGAAGAAACTAGGATAACTTATGCAAAGCAGATGTTTCATTTACTAAACACAAATGGGAAATTAGTTGGCTTATGGTTTGATTTCCCACTTACAAACGATTTAGAAAAACGTCCTTTTGGTGGTGATAAAGCATTGTATTTATCTTACTTAAAGCCTTACTTTATGGAGAAAATTTTTGAAACCTGTTATAATTCTATTCCAGATAGAAATGAATTGTTTGGTATTTTTATGAAGCTATAA
- a CDS encoding 5-(carboxyamino)imidazole ribonucleotide synthase codes for MNYFSSNFKLGILGGGQLGKMMLYNTRKFDIQTYVLDPSNEAPSKMACNAFTQGDLMDFNTVYNFGKQVDVLTFEIENVNVDALEKLEKEGVKVYPSSKNLKIIQNKAKQKLFYLDKNLPTSEFSRFAYASEIEDAVLNGGLEFPFVWKSAQFGYDGTGVKVVRSMDDLKDLPKGECIAEELIDFKNELAVIVARNPDGEVKTYPVVEMEFHPEANQVEYVICPARIPAEVAKKAQDIALKVSEAFNHVGLLAVEMFQTQDDKILINEVAPRPHNSGHQTIEASYTSQFEQHIRAILNLPLGKTESKVGGIMVNLVGAEGYTGDVIYENISEIMKMDGVTPHIYGKKQTRPFRKMGHVTIVNEDLNTARKIAEEVKKTIKVISK; via the coding sequence ATGAACTATTTCTCTTCAAATTTTAAATTAGGTATTCTTGGTGGTGGACAGCTAGGTAAAATGATGCTTTACAATACCAGAAAATTCGATATCCAAACGTACGTTTTAGACCCAAGTAACGAAGCGCCTTCCAAAATGGCTTGTAACGCTTTCACTCAGGGTGATTTAATGGATTTTAATACTGTTTATAACTTTGGAAAACAAGTAGATGTTTTAACTTTCGAGATTGAAAACGTTAATGTAGATGCGCTTGAAAAATTAGAAAAAGAAGGTGTAAAAGTATATCCAAGTTCTAAAAACCTGAAAATTATTCAGAATAAAGCAAAGCAGAAATTGTTTTATTTAGATAAGAATCTACCGACTTCGGAATTTTCTCGATTTGCTTACGCTTCAGAAATTGAAGATGCAGTTTTAAATGGAGGTTTAGAATTTCCGTTTGTTTGGAAAAGTGCACAATTTGGTTACGATGGAACTGGTGTAAAAGTTGTGCGTTCAATGGATGATTTAAAAGATTTACCAAAAGGCGAATGCATTGCTGAAGAACTTATCGATTTTAAAAATGAGTTAGCAGTTATTGTCGCTAGAAATCCAGATGGAGAAGTAAAAACATATCCTGTTGTAGAAATGGAATTTCACCCAGAAGCCAACCAAGTAGAATATGTTATTTGTCCTGCAAGAATTCCTGCAGAAGTAGCGAAGAAAGCGCAAGACATTGCTTTAAAAGTATCTGAGGCGTTTAACCATGTTGGTTTATTAGCTGTAGAAATGTTTCAAACACAAGACGATAAAATTTTAATAAACGAAGTTGCACCAAGACCTCATAATTCTGGACATCAAACCATAGAGGCTAGTTACACTTCGCAATTTGAACAACATATTCGTGCCATATTAAATCTGCCTTTAGGTAAAACCGAAAGTAAAGTTGGAGGTATTATGGTAAACCTTGTTGGAGCAGAAGGTTATACAGGTGATGTTATTTATGAAAACATTTCAGAAATTATGAAAATGGATGGTGTTACTCCACATATTTATGGTAAAAAACAGACGAGACCGTTTCGTAAAATGGGACATGTTACTATTGTAAATGAAGATTTAAATACAGCACGTAAAATTGCTGAAGAAGTTAAGAAGACTATAAAAGTAATAAGTAAATAA
- a CDS encoding adenylate kinase — translation MIKLHDKYFKPFISAKEIDAAVSKMATDLANDLGDEIPVFIGVLNGSFMVVSDFVKKYPKPCEVTFIKLASYEGVKSSDDIQRLIGLTQDLTGRTVVILEDIIDTGKTLHEIHRIFKNEGVKQLLIATLFYKPEAYKKDFKLHYVGIEIPNKFIVGYGLDYDGLGRDLPEVYQLKTTQHMTNLVLFGPPGAGKGTQANFLKEKYNLVHISTGDVFRFNIKNETALGTLAKSFMDKGELVPDQVTIDMLEAEVEKNAGANGFIFDGFPRTNAQAESLDKLMESKDSQINAMIALEVEDEVLVERLLERGKSSGRKDDANESIIRNRIKEYYTKTAILKDFYSAQNKYYGVDGFGSVEAITKRLCASIDKL, via the coding sequence ATGATTAAGCTACACGACAAATATTTTAAGCCTTTTATTTCTGCAAAAGAAATTGATGCTGCTGTGTCTAAAATGGCTACAGATTTGGCTAACGATTTAGGAGATGAAATCCCTGTTTTTATTGGTGTACTTAATGGTTCGTTTATGGTGGTTAGCGATTTTGTAAAAAAATATCCTAAACCATGTGAAGTTACTTTTATAAAATTAGCATCTTATGAAGGTGTGAAATCGTCTGACGATATTCAGCGTTTAATTGGTTTAACTCAAGACTTAACAGGTAGAACAGTAGTTATTCTTGAAGATATAATCGATACAGGAAAAACGCTTCACGAAATCCATAGGATTTTTAAAAACGAAGGTGTAAAACAATTGCTAATAGCAACATTGTTTTACAAGCCCGAAGCATATAAAAAAGATTTTAAATTACATTACGTTGGTATAGAAATTCCTAATAAATTTATTGTAGGCTACGGCTTAGATTACGATGGGTTAGGAAGAGACTTGCCAGAAGTATATCAATTAAAAACAACGCAACACATGACTAATTTAGTATTATTTGGTCCTCCAGGAGCAGGTAAAGGAACTCAGGCTAATTTTTTAAAGGAAAAGTATAATCTTGTACATATCTCAACAGGAGACGTATTTAGATTTAATATTAAAAACGAAACTGCTTTAGGGACTTTAGCTAAATCTTTTATGGATAAAGGCGAGTTAGTACCAGATCAAGTAACTATTGATATGCTTGAAGCTGAAGTTGAGAAAAATGCAGGAGCTAACGGTTTTATTTTTGACGGTTTTCCAAGGACTAACGCACAAGCGGAATCTTTAGATAAACTTATGGAAAGTAAAGATTCGCAAATTAATGCAATGATTGCTTTAGAGGTTGAAGATGAAGTTTTAGTAGAAAGACTTCTTGAACGTGGGAAATCTAGCGGAAGAAAAGATGATGCTAACGAAAGTATTATTAGAAACCGTATTAAAGAATATTACACAAAAACTGCAATATTAAAAGATTTTTATTCTGCACAAAATAAATACTATGGTGTAGATGGTTTTGGTAGTGTTGAAGCTATTACTAAGCGTTTATGCGCTAGTATAGATAAATTATAA
- the obgE gene encoding GTPase ObgE, with protein sequence MTEGNFVDYVKMHVTSGKGGQGSTHLHREKYLAKGGPDGGDGGRGGHVILRGSTNLWTLIHLKFKRHVRAGHGGSGSSGRSTGADGEDMYVDVPLGTVVKDTETDETLFEITEEGEERIVALGGKGGRGNWHFKTPTNQTPRYAQPGIPMEEKDITLELKLLADVGLVGFPNAGKSTLLSVITSAKPKIADYEFTTLKPNLGIVKHREFQSFVMADIPGIIEGAAEGKGLGYYFLRHIERNSVLLFLIPADAPDIKKQYDILLDELRRYNPEMLDKDRFIAISKCDMLDDELQAELKVELDNELPIPYVFISSVAQQGLQELKDVLWGALNS encoded by the coding sequence ATGACAGAAGGAAATTTTGTTGATTACGTAAAAATGCATGTAACCTCTGGTAAAGGAGGTCAAGGATCTACGCATTTACATAGAGAAAAGTATCTTGCTAAAGGTGGTCCTGATGGAGGAGATGGTGGACGTGGAGGACACGTGATTTTAAGAGGAAGTACTAATCTTTGGACATTAATACACTTAAAGTTTAAAAGACACGTTCGTGCTGGTCATGGAGGAAGTGGAAGTAGTGGAAGAAGTACTGGTGCAGATGGAGAAGATATGTATGTAGATGTACCTCTAGGAACAGTAGTTAAAGATACTGAAACCGATGAGACTCTTTTCGAAATCACCGAAGAAGGTGAAGAACGTATTGTAGCATTAGGAGGAAAAGGTGGTCGTGGAAACTGGCATTTTAAAACGCCTACAAACCAAACACCACGTTATGCACAGCCTGGAATTCCTATGGAAGAAAAGGATATTACTTTAGAACTTAAATTATTAGCAGATGTTGGTTTGGTTGGTTTTCCAAATGCAGGAAAATCGACACTATTATCTGTAATTACTTCTGCAAAACCAAAAATCGCAGATTACGAGTTTACTACATTAAAACCTAATTTAGGTATTGTAAAGCATCGTGAGTTTCAGAGTTTTGTAATGGCAGATATTCCTGGTATTATAGAAGGAGCAGCAGAAGGTAAAGGCCTTGGTTATTACTTTTTACGCCATATAGAACGTAACTCTGTTTTATTGTTTTTAATTCCAGCAGATGCGCCAGATATTAAAAAGCAGTACGACATTTTGTTAGACGAATTACGTCGTTACAATCCAGAAATGTTAGATAAAGATAGATTTATTGCTATTTCTAAATGCGATATGCTTGATGATGAACTACAAGCTGAGCTAAAAGTAGAATTGGATAATGAGTTACCAATTCCTTATGTGTTTATTTCTAGTGTAGCACAACAAGGCTTACAGGAACTTAAAGATGTACTTTGGGGAGCTTTGAATTCTTAG
- a CDS encoding RNA methyltransferase: MIDNFENEYFGIGIQNGKTPENLGVLWRTAQNLGASYIFTIGNRYAKQACDTHNAVKSMPYFHYDDFEEFYNNIPKGARLVGVELDDTAVDLETFHHPRRCVYLLGAEDHGLSKQAIEKSHFLVKFKSELSLNVSVAGSIVMYDRGINKPRS; encoded by the coding sequence ATGATTGATAACTTCGAAAACGAATATTTTGGAATAGGTATACAAAATGGTAAAACACCAGAAAATCTAGGTGTCCTTTGGCGAACTGCCCAAAATTTAGGAGCTAGTTATATTTTCACTATTGGAAACCGCTATGCTAAACAGGCTTGCGATACACATAATGCTGTAAAATCAATGCCTTATTTTCATTATGATGATTTTGAAGAATTCTATAATAACATCCCAAAAGGAGCTAGATTGGTTGGTGTTGAGTTAGATGATACTGCAGTAGATTTAGAAACATTTCACCATCCAAGACGTTGCGTATATTTGTTAGGTGCAGAAGATCATGGTTTATCAAAACAAGCAATAGAGAAAAGTCATTTTTTAGTTAAATTTAAAAGCGAATTGAGCTTAAATGTTTCAGTTGCTGGAAGTATTGTTATGTACGATAGAGGAATAAATAAACCAAGGTCGTAA
- a CDS encoding PLDc N-terminal domain-containing protein has translation MLLSIVLFVLAIISAVLNNFKNNDKIIWVLVILLVPFFGPILYFIIGRKTRIKKA, from the coding sequence ATGTTGTTATCCATAGTTTTATTTGTTTTAGCTATTATTAGTGCTGTTTTAAATAATTTTAAGAATAACGATAAAATAATCTGGGTATTAGTAATACTACTTGTACCTTTTTTTGGACCAATTTTATATTTTATTATTGGAAGAAAAACGAGAATAAAAAAAGCATAA